The nucleotide sequence GCCCAGATCGAAGCTTGCCATCACGCCGATACGCGCGGCCGGATCGTAAAACTCGAGTCCCACGCGCAGCGGGCCGGCGGACGCCTGTTGCACTTTTTGCCGAAGCGGTGGCGGTGGTGTTTCGGCGGTGCGAATGATCTCGATGCGCCGCGGGCGCTCGCCGCCGTTGGTATGGCGCAGAGCGTGAGGCCGATCGCATCGCGCGAACGACCCAGCGATCGCGGCGATGGTCTCTGCGCGCAAACGCCCGGGCATCCGCAACGCCACCGAAAGCTCCAGTTGCACCGCTTCCAGCGCGCCGCGCGAGCTAAGCGCGGCAAGTCGCTGCAGCGGGCCCATCTGGCTTGACGCATGGCGCTCGGTGAATGTCTGCAGAAGATTGTCGGCGCCCGCGCCCGGATAGCGTAGACCGAAGGTGGGCTCGATACCGCTACGCGTGAGCGCCTCGATGAAATCGAGCAGCGGACCGTTGATGAAGCCTTCGCTCGCGGAGACGCGAGCGCTCCGCGCCGGCAGCAGTCCGCCAGCGGCCGACTTGACGCCGATCCCGACGTCAACGCGCGGCTCGATCACGTTCCATCCGTGAATCAGCAGCACCACCGCACATCCGTGCCGCGCGGCGATGCGCTCGAGGCGGGCAGCGATTAGCTCGAGCATCCACGGCGCTTCACTCGTCACCTGGCTCAGCCGGTTGAGGTCGAGCCGGTTGCGATCCATCCGGGCATTGATGAGCGCGCCGGCGCCAAGGCGAAATGCCAGCTCGCGCGTGATCTCGGCGGTGTGCAGATCGTTGACCTTTGGATTAACCGTAGCGCACGCCGCCGGACCGGCGCGCCCGCCGTGCGGCGCGATGAGGAACACGGGCGCGTCGCCCTCGACCTCCTGCAGCCATCGCGCGCGCTTTGGGGCGGCGGCCTCGTCAAATGAAAGCGCGCCGGCCATGGACCCTGCGACGAGCCTCGCCATTACACGCCGCGCCTGTAGCGTCTTAGCTTCATCGCCGCGCGCGCGTGCAGGATAAACGAAGCGACGAAGTAATACGCGATGAACGAGAGCGAAGCGCCAAGGAGGACGGGATGCTTTGCGGGAAGCGCCGCGAGCAGCGCGAGCGTTATTACGCCCCAGACGATCGCGAACGTCAGCGTCAGCACGCGGAGCGGGCCGGTGCGGTTCGGATAGATGTATTTGATCGGCACGAACACCATCGCCGCGAACAGCGTGACGATAAGCGTGCCGGCCAGCGTTCCGAGATCGAGGCAATAGAGATAAAACGCGACCAGGTTCCAGTACGAGGGAAACCCGCGGAAGTAATGATCGTCGGTCTTGGCCTCGACATGGCAGAAGCCGTAGCCGCTCGCGACCATCACCAGTCCGCCGACGATGTAGCCGCTTACCCCGGGCTCGAGAATCTGCGCACGCAGCATCAGGAACACGGGCGCAAGGACGTAGGTAAGGTAGTCGACGATATTGTCGAGCAGTGCGCCGTCGAAGTGCGGTAGGTGCCGGCGCACCTCGAGCAGGCGCGCCAGTGGGCCGTCGCTCGAATCGATCGTTGTCGCCGCCGCCATCGCGATAAAACTCGCCCGGAAATCGCCGCGCGCCGCGTAGTCGATCGAGACCAGGCCGGCGACCGCGCCGAGCGCCGTGTACAGGTGCACGGCCCAGGCGCCAAGCCGCAGCCAGCGGCTGCGCGCAAGCGTTGCCGCGTCGTCGCCCGCCCGAAGGGCCGGCTCACTTGCCGGGCTTGTGATGGCGCGGTCCGAAGTAGTCCTCCAAAATCGTCATAAACGGGCCGCAGGCGCGGCGCGCCTTGACGTGGGCGCAGGCCTCATCGAGCGACATCTCGCCATGCGCGCGCAGGTAGGCGATGGCGAGGGTCGGAGCGCGATTGAGGCCGGCATTGCAGTGCAAATAAACTCGCTCCCCCGAATTCACGAGCTCGGCGAGCGCGTCCAACGTATGCTCGAGCCGCTCGGCCATCGCATCCGCGCTGCCGTCCTGGATCTGCGTGCGGACGAATTTCAATCCGCTCTTTCGGCAGGCCTCCGTGAGCTCGCGCTCGCGCAAGCCGTTGAGCGCGAGGTCTTCGTCATCCTGGAGATTGTGGATGGCGGTCACGGCGAACTCCGATTTGAGCCACGCGATGTCCTCCGGGCGAGGAAATTCGCCGACCAGGAGGCCGGGAGCGATCTCGGTGACCGAGGGGCGGTCGCGGTTGCGCACCGCGTGGCCGTGGTTGTCGACGCGTTTGCTGAACCAGTCCATCCCTTGTGCGCGTCCGGCTATGCGCTTCGGATCGCGGCGCCGCCGCCGCATCCGGACGGCTGGCCGACGATTCGATTCTATCCCATCGCGGCGCGTCTTCTAAGCGGCGAGGGCGGCAGCGATCCACAAGCCCCGGACGCGGCGCCGTATCGGCGCGTGCGCTCAGCCCTTGGCGCGGCGGCCGCCGCGGGCGGAGGCGCGGCGCGTCCGATGTCCGGTACGCGCCGGTCCCTCGGCAGCCTCGTCCGCCGATTGCGGCGCGGCTGCCAGAGCGGCGGCGCCCTCTCCTTGGGCGGCGGGCGCGGGCCTCGCGCGCCTTGACGCGGCGGAAGCGGGCATCCGTTCACCCAGTGCGAGCACCGCGGCGCGCATCGCGTCGGCGAGCTTGCGATAGGCGCCAGTGCCCTCGGCGCTCTCGGCCATCGCGCGCAACTCGGCGTTGGTGATCACGCGCCCGATTCGCACCTCGACCGGGCTGCGCTGGGGGATGATGCTACCCTTGCCGAGCACTTCATAGGTGCCGCTGATCCGCACCGGCAGCACGTCGCATCCGCCGCGCAGCGCAAGGTAGCCTGCGCCGCTCTTGAATTCGTGGATCGCGCCGTCGGGCGAGCGTGTGCCCTCCGGGAACATCAGGAGGCTGCGGCCCGAGTTGAGCTCGTCGATCGCGTCGTCGAGCGATTCGAGTTGCGCGCGTTCGCGATCGAAGGGGATGAGCCGGGTGAAATTGCTGACCACGAAACGCCGCGCTCCGGTGTTGAAGAAGTAGTCCTTGGCGGCCAGCACCACCAGGTCGCGGCCCGCAGCGCCGAGCGCGTAACTTGCCAGCGCAAAATCGAGATGGCTCGCGTGATTGGCGACCACCAGGAAGTTTCGGTTGGCGGGGACGTTGCCGCGGCCCATCACGCGCGGCCGCAGCCATCGGTCGAACGCGGCGCGCTGCGCGCTTCGAAACACCGATTCGCCGAGCCGTCTAAGCACGCCGGGCAGGACCGGCGTGAACGGCTCCGCGAAGTGCGCGTAGGAGGGCAGCCGCGGACGGTTCTGTCCCTGGCCGACGGCGCGCTGCAAGTCGTCCACGGTCCGGAGGTCGCCGAGTTCCTCGGGGCTGAGCTCACGCTCGGCATGCACCGCTATGTGCTCGGCCAGTTCGGCCATCGCGAGCGAATCGAGCCCGAGGTCCTCGATCAACCGGGTCGCGGGCGTGATGCTCTCTACGCCGCTTGAGACCTGCGCGAGCGCCTGGGCGAGCCACGGCTCGACCTCCGAGCTTACCGCCGCGCGCTCCTGCGCGTGGGCTTCGAGCATCCGCTCGAGCGTCTTGACCACATCCTGGCGCTTGACCTTGCGTGTGCGCGTGCGCGGAAGCTCGGCGTCGGTGAAGCGCAGGATGCGGATGCGTTTGTGTGGGCTCAGTCCCGCGCCGACCTTTTCGAAGTGTGCGCGCAGGTTGTCTTCCACGGCGCGGCGGCTTTCGCCGCGCGCGTACGCCGGCACTACCAGCGCCGCCGCCTGCTCGCCCTGGCCGACCTTGAGCCCGACGATCGCGAGCTCCTTGATATACGACGAATGGCCGTAAACCTCTTCGAGTTCGTCGATATAGATGTTGTTGCCGCCGGAATCGACGATCACGTCCTTGGCGCGGCCGACGATGTAGAGCCGTCCCTCTTCGTCGAGGCGGCCAAGGTCGCCCGTGCGAAGCCATCCATCGCGCAGCACTTCGTCGGTGGCGGCCTTGTTGTGATAGTAACCGGCCATCACGTTCGGCCCGCGCGCGAGGATCTCGCCCAGAGTGCCGCCGCCGCTGGTAGCCAGTTTGATCTCGACGCCGTTAAGCGGTTTGCCGACCGATCCCGGCGCTATCGGCTCGTCCGGGCGCGCGACGCTCAACACCGGCGCGGCCTCGGTCAGTCCGTAGCCTTCGAGCAGGCGGATCCCGATATCGTTAAAAAAGCTGGCCACGCGCTGCGGCAGCGCAGCTCCGCCGCTTACGGCGAGCCGCAAGCGTCCGCCAAGGGCGGTGTGCGCTTGACGAAAGAGCATCGCGCCGACGTTGAGGCCCCATTCGCTGTCGAACCTGCGGTTGAGGTCGCGCAGACGATCGAAGAGCGCGTGCATGAACGGCCCCTGCGCCTCGACGCCGTCGACGATACGGCGATGGACTGCCTCCCAAAGCGCCGGCACGCCCACCACCGCGGTCGGCCGCACGTCGGCCAGCGTGCGCGCCAGGCTCGCCGCGTCCACGCCGAGCGGATAGACCACCGACGCGCCGAGCGCGAGCGGCAGCAGCATTCCGCACGTGAACTCGAACGTGTGATGGAGGGGTAGCAGCGAGAGCACCACGTCGGAGGAATCAAGGTTGAAGACCCGCGCGAGCATCGCGACCTCGGCGGCGAAATTCCCGTGCGTCAGCATGACGCCCTTGGGCGTGCCGGTAGTGCCCGAGGTGAAGACGAGCGAGGCGAGCGTCTTGCGCTCGGCCGGAGGCCGCGCGTCGGGCCGCCCTTTGAGCACGAACGGACGGCTGAGCTCGGCGAATTCGAGTTCGACGATCTCGCGATTCAGTTCAGTCAGCGCGCCGCCGAGGCGCTTGGCGACGCCCGCCGAGCATAGCGCGGCCGAAGGGGCTGCGATGCGGCAGATGGGCATGAGCTCTTCGGGCGAAATCAGATGGTCGAGCGGCACCGCCACGGCGCCGGCCGCGAGAATCGAAAAATATGCGAGCACCCACTCGGGCGAGTTCTCTCCGATGAGCAACACACGGTCGCCCGTCTTGACGCCGCGCATGCCGAGCAGGAGGCCCGCGCGATGGGCGCCGTCGCGCAGTTCGCGGAAGGTGGTCGTGACGCGCTCGCCCGAGGGCTGGCGCGCGACCAGCGCCGGCCGCGAACCATAGCGTTCGGCCGCGCGGTCGAGCATCTCGGCCAGCGTGCGATGACGCGCCGGAGCGCTCGGACGGCCGCGCGTATGCAGATCGAGCGAGCCGAAGATGTGCCGGCGCAGTCCCGGTAGATGGACGTTGATCCAGTAATCCGCCCAGTCGATGCGCTCGGGCGCGTAAGGGTGCTGTGCGGCATCGGCGGCAGAGAGCGATTTGTAAAGCGCGCGGATGTTGGCGCCGTGAAAAGTGTAAACCAGCTCCTGGATGTACGGGCGATAGACTTCGACCAGCTCGCGGGCCATCGCGGTATTGGCCGCGAACTTGTCGACGCCTTGCGCGAATTTTTTCGCGCGCTCGGAATCCTCGCCGAGTAGCG is from Candidatus Binataceae bacterium and encodes:
- a CDS encoding dual specificity protein phosphatase family protein, which translates into the protein MDWFSKRVDNHGHAVRNRDRPSVTEIAPGLLVGEFPRPEDIAWLKSEFAVTAIHNLQDDEDLALNGLRERELTEACRKSGLKFVRTQIQDGSADAMAERLEHTLDALAELVNSGERVYLHCNAGLNRAPTLAIAYLRAHGEMSLDEACAHVKARRACGPFMTILEDYFGPRHHKPGK
- a CDS encoding AMP-binding protein is translated as MSNSNGSNGAARNAMAPIEQILRRRSILLTGATGFLGKVFLSLLLRWHPEIERVYLLIRGDRRLALNRMRREILDSPVFGSLREHLGDRFDRYIEEKVSVLCGDITEEDLVSEGDAPGRGAIDAVVHCAGLVNFEASLEKSLSVNTTGVAHVIEFCRKRGAALLHVSTCYAAGNADGHRFEDDIPIDWCPNGRRNFTLRREMRDATAAIARVEAESHDQVRQADELHVVDADAESGDAHEAAAERWRKRWVEERLKEIGLERARRWGWPNTYSYSKSLGEQLVFAAQDTIAATVARPSIIESALRDPFPGWNQGVNTSAPLTYLSGRGYRFYPAESDLVLDVIPVDLAAHAMIPILAALLAGRHKPIYQLCTSDVNPLPMRRLVELTGLSNRREHRRVGGPMGRFAPHLEAVVVSQNTYELASQTLPDLLKKGAGAARTLLGEDSERAKKFAQGVDKFAANTAMARELVEVYRPYIQELVYTFHGANIRALYKSLSAADAAQHPYAPERIDWADYWINVHLPGLRRHIFGSLDLHTRGRPSAPARHRTLAEMLDRAAERYGSRPALVARQPSGERVTTTFRELRDGAHRAGLLLGMRGVKTGDRVLLIGENSPEWVLAYFSILAAGAVAVPLDHLISPEELMPICRIAAPSAALCSAGVAKRLGGALTELNREIVELEFAELSRPFVLKGRPDARPPAERKTLASLVFTSGTTGTPKGVMLTHGNFAAEVAMLARVFNLDSSDVVLSLLPLHHTFEFTCGMLLPLALGASVVYPLGVDAASLARTLADVRPTAVVGVPALWEAVHRRIVDGVEAQGPFMHALFDRLRDLNRRFDSEWGLNVGAMLFRQAHTALGGRLRLAVSGGAALPQRVASFFNDIGIRLLEGYGLTEAAPVLSVARPDEPIAPGSVGKPLNGVEIKLATSGGGTLGEILARGPNVMAGYYHNKAATDEVLRDGWLRTGDLGRLDEEGRLYIVGRAKDVIVDSGGNNIYIDELEEVYGHSSYIKELAIVGLKVGQGEQAAALVVPAYARGESRRAVEDNLRAHFEKVGAGLSPHKRIRILRFTDAELPRTRTRKVKRQDVVKTLERMLEAHAQERAAVSSEVEPWLAQALAQVSSGVESITPATRLIEDLGLDSLAMAELAEHIAVHAERELSPEELGDLRTVDDLQRAVGQGQNRPRLPSYAHFAEPFTPVLPGVLRRLGESVFRSAQRAAFDRWLRPRVMGRGNVPANRNFLVVANHASHLDFALASYALGAAGRDLVVLAAKDYFFNTGARRFVVSNFTRLIPFDRERAQLESLDDAIDELNSGRSLLMFPEGTRSPDGAIHEFKSGAGYLALRGGCDVLPVRISGTYEVLGKGSIIPQRSPVEVRIGRVITNAELRAMAESAEGTGAYRKLADAMRAAVLALGERMPASAASRRARPAPAAQGEGAAALAAAPQSADEAAEGPARTGHRTRRASARGGRRAKG